A part of Methanocorpusculum vombati genomic DNA contains:
- a CDS encoding TIGR00268 family protein, with amino-acid sequence MNENPSIIPAKLASILQKRAPLLIALSGGQDSLVLLATAKALDLPVAAATILSEFAVPGETERADAMCKKLGVPWYPIEIGLLKDAAIRSNPVDRCYLCKQQIMRPLLKLADELGSSVCDGTHADDSPKERPGYAVLQQLGICSPFAEAGLGKADILSLADTLEIPRIPPSSCLATRLPFGVTITTERLSLIAAAETLLRDQGISGTLRVRLIADEAVVEVEAWEMQKALSLLDRLEGLGFSHVRVAGYAAGGVERWRQTQQ; translated from the coding sequence GTGAATGAGAATCCTTCGATAATTCCGGCAAAACTTGCATCGATTTTGCAAAAACGTGCACCACTGCTGATTGCACTTTCCGGGGGTCAGGACAGTCTTGTCCTTCTTGCAACAGCAAAGGCTCTGGATCTTCCGGTTGCTGCTGCGACTATTCTGTCGGAGTTTGCGGTTCCGGGAGAGACGGAACGGGCAGATGCGATGTGCAAAAAACTTGGTGTTCCCTGGTATCCGATTGAGATCGGTCTGCTTAAGGACGCAGCAATTCGATCAAATCCGGTGGACCGCTGTTATCTCTGTAAGCAGCAGATTATGCGCCCGCTTCTGAAGCTGGCGGATGAGCTGGGGAGCAGTGTCTGCGACGGTACGCATGCTGATGACTCCCCGAAAGAAAGACCCGGCTATGCAGTTCTGCAGCAGCTTGGTATCTGCAGTCCGTTTGCCGAGGCAGGTCTTGGGAAAGCAGATATCCTTTCCCTTGCCGACACGCTGGAGATCCCCCGGATTCCTCCGTCATCCTGTCTTGCAACCCGGCTGCCGTTCGGCGTGACCATTACCACGGAACGTCTGAGCCTGATTGCCGCTGCAGAAACACTGCTGCGGGATCAGGGAATTTCCGGGACCCTCCGGGTACGGCTGATCGCAGATGAAGCGGTTGTGGAGGTGGAGGCATGGGAGATGCAGAAAGCGCTCTCCCTCCTTGATCGGTTGGAAGGTCTTGGATTTTCCCATGTACGGGTTGCCGGCTATGCGGCAGGAGGTGTGGAGCGATGGAGACAGACACAGCAGTAA
- the thiI gene encoding tRNA uracil 4-sulfurtransferase ThiI has protein sequence METDTAVMVRIGELWLKSEQVKKQFMASLMHNIRAALDAESIEYKTEEYRGRVLIYGDAERIASVVSRVFGIVDVSICTTCGNSPEDIAAAAISVAEGKLHPGMRFAVRARRQHVGGFTSQELARIVADAVWEKVPDFVVDLDNPEYEIFVEAREYGGIVYDSRIPGQGGLPLGTAGKAMVLLSAGIDSPVAAWLMMRRGVVVSGVFMDGGRWAGPATKDLALDNARILSTWSPGRNFAVWVVDMEPFFAAMIASCDRHYTCIFCKRFMMRVADALASRGRFDALVSGENLGQVASQTIQNMRVITASVETPILRPILTYDKEETVAIARKIGTFHENPGDTGCLAVPRKPATRSTVELIEKEEGSLDLAELIENACASAELWIARNGTISRKALET, from the coding sequence ATGGAGACAGACACAGCAGTAATGGTGAGAATCGGCGAGCTCTGGCTGAAGAGCGAGCAGGTAAAGAAACAGTTCATGGCATCGCTGATGCACAATATCCGTGCGGCGCTTGATGCAGAGAGTATTGAGTACAAGACCGAAGAGTACCGGGGCAGGGTCCTGATCTACGGTGATGCGGAACGGATTGCATCGGTTGTCTCACGGGTATTCGGGATTGTAGATGTGAGCATCTGTACAACCTGCGGAAACTCTCCCGAGGATATTGCTGCGGCGGCGATATCCGTTGCCGAAGGAAAACTGCATCCCGGAATGCGGTTTGCGGTACGGGCACGCCGTCAGCATGTTGGCGGGTTCACCAGTCAGGAACTTGCGCGTATTGTTGCGGATGCCGTGTGGGAGAAGGTTCCGGATTTTGTGGTGGATCTGGATAATCCTGAGTACGAGATCTTTGTGGAAGCACGCGAGTACGGGGGTATCGTCTACGACAGCCGCATTCCGGGGCAGGGAGGGCTGCCGCTCGGAACAGCAGGAAAAGCAATGGTTCTTCTTTCGGCGGGAATCGATTCTCCGGTTGCAGCCTGGCTGATGATGCGGCGCGGTGTTGTCGTCTCCGGTGTCTTTATGGACGGCGGCAGATGGGCGGGACCTGCAACAAAAGATCTTGCACTTGACAATGCACGGATTCTGTCCACCTGGTCTCCGGGCCGAAATTTTGCGGTATGGGTTGTGGACATGGAGCCGTTTTTTGCGGCGATGATTGCGTCCTGTGACCGGCATTATACGTGCATCTTCTGCAAGCGGTTTATGATGCGGGTTGCGGATGCACTTGCATCCCGGGGAAGGTTTGATGCACTTGTTTCCGGAGAGAATCTTGGACAGGTTGCGTCACAGACAATCCAGAATATGCGCGTGATCACCGCATCGGTGGAGACACCGATCCTCCGGCCGATCCTTACATATGATAAAGAGGAAACAGTTGCAATTGCCAGAAAAATCGGGACATTTCATGAAAATCCGGGAGATACCGGGTGCCTTGCAGTTCCCAGGAAACCTGCCACCCGTTCCACGGTCGAACTGATCGAAAAAGAGGAAGGGAGTCTGGATCTTGCAGAACTGATTGAAAATGCCTGTGCATCAGCCGAGTTATGGATTGCACGAAACGGCACTATTTCCAGAAAAGCGCTTGAAACCTGA
- the rpl12p gene encoding 50S ribosomal protein P1: MEYIYAALLVHSAGKTVDEESVKAVLSAAGIAVDDSRVKALVAALDGVDIEEAISKAAAAPVAVAAAGAAAPAAAAAEEAAAPEENKEEEEEDAMAGLGALFG, encoded by the coding sequence ATGGAGTACATTTACGCAGCTCTGTTAGTTCACTCCGCAGGCAAGACTGTGGATGAAGAATCGGTTAAGGCAGTTCTCTCTGCCGCAGGTATCGCAGTTGACGACTCCCGTGTAAAGGCACTTGTTGCCGCACTTGACGGTGTCGACATCGAGGAAGCAATCTCCAAGGCAGCAGCAGCACCGGTTGCAGTTGCAGCAGCAGGTGCAGCAGCACCGGCAGCCGCAGCAGCAGAAGAGGCAGCAGCACCGGAAGAGAACAAGGAAGAGGAAGAAGAGGACGCCATGGCAGGCCTTGGCGCACTCTTCGGATAA
- a CDS encoding 50S ribosomal protein L10, with the protein MAIYTHHLPAWKREEVESIVENAGKHELIGLVDVYGIPARQFQQIRRNLHGNAVVKVARNTLVEHAFNELGGHFIDLNGHVSEHSALIFADGNPFKLFKSLEQTKTKRSAKAGEVAPEDIVVPAGPTSFKPGPIVGELQQAGIPAAIDGGKVKIKETKTVVKAGQAINKKQADVLAKLDIKPMPVGLSLLAVVYEGEIYLPDVLGIDEEAYKAKITLAAQQVFNLAVNAAVPTSCPFVTEAQIAKAVREARNLGVEAPIYEKGVIEMIISKAYRQANALKA; encoded by the coding sequence ATGGCAATTTATACCCACCACCTTCCCGCGTGGAAACGCGAAGAAGTTGAATCGATTGTGGAGAACGCCGGCAAGCATGAGCTTATCGGCCTGGTGGACGTCTACGGTATTCCCGCAAGACAGTTCCAGCAGATCCGCAGGAACCTGCACGGCAATGCAGTTGTGAAGGTTGCAAGAAACACGCTCGTTGAGCATGCGTTCAATGAGCTTGGCGGTCACTTCATTGACCTCAATGGTCACGTAAGTGAGCACTCTGCACTGATCTTCGCCGACGGAAACCCGTTCAAGCTGTTCAAGTCTCTTGAACAGACAAAGACAAAGCGTTCCGCAAAAGCAGGCGAAGTCGCTCCTGAGGATATCGTTGTCCCCGCAGGACCAACTTCTTTCAAGCCCGGACCGATCGTCGGAGAACTCCAGCAGGCAGGTATCCCGGCAGCTATTGACGGCGGCAAGGTCAAAATTAAAGAGACCAAGACCGTTGTGAAAGCTGGTCAGGCTATCAACAAAAAACAGGCCGATGTTCTGGCTAAGCTTGATATCAAGCCGATGCCCGTCGGTTTATCACTTCTTGCCGTCGTATACGAAGGCGAGATTTATCTGCCGGATGTTCTTGGAATTGACGAAGAGGCATACAAGGCAAAGATCACTCTTGCAGCACAGCAGGTGTTCAACCTCGCAGTCAACGCAGCAGTTCCGACCTCATGTCCGTTTGTTACTGAGGCTCAGATTGCAAAGGCTGTCCGTGAGGCACGCAACCTTGGTGTGGAAGCCCCGATCTACGAGAAGGGTGTCATCGAGATGATCATCAGCAAGGCATACAGACAAGCAAACGCCCTGAAGGCATAA
- a CDS encoding 50S ribosomal protein L1: protein MVDKTQIISAVTAAMEQAPKRKFQESIDITINLKHVDMAQPKNRIDETILLPQAIGVKKIAVLGKGDIVSQARNAGVDIIIGPEEIERLGGAPREARKLAGQYDYFLAETAVMPLVGRWLGQRLGPRGKMPQPIPMGQDITPIVERLRNSVKIRSKDRLNMSVKIGNTAMSADAVAENVDAVLKRVLGRLENGELNVRSVYVKTTMGPAVKVM, encoded by the coding sequence ATGGTTGACAAGACCCAAATTATCAGCGCTGTTACGGCAGCAATGGAGCAGGCGCCCAAGAGGAAGTTCCAGGAGAGTATTGATATTACTATCAATCTCAAGCATGTGGACATGGCGCAGCCCAAAAACCGTATTGATGAGACGATTCTTCTGCCACAGGCAATAGGCGTCAAAAAGATCGCTGTCTTGGGTAAGGGAGACATTGTGTCCCAGGCTCGCAACGCAGGTGTCGATATCATTATCGGCCCTGAAGAGATTGAGCGCCTGGGTGGTGCCCCGCGCGAGGCACGTAAACTCGCAGGTCAGTACGACTACTTCCTTGCAGAGACTGCGGTCATGCCACTTGTTGGTCGCTGGCTCGGTCAGAGACTCGGTCCCCGCGGCAAAATGCCGCAGCCGATTCCGATGGGTCAGGACATTACTCCGATCGTTGAGCGTCTTCGGAACTCCGTCAAGATCCGGTCCAAGGACAGACTGAACATGTCTGTGAAGATCGGAAACACCGCCATGAGTGCGGATGCGGTAGCCGAGAACGTCGATGCGGTCTTAAAGAGAGTACTGGGAAGACTCGAAAACGGCGAACTGAATGTTCGTTCCGTCTACGTCAAGACTACGATGGGTCCCGCTGTGAAGGTGATGTAA
- a CDS encoding 50S ribosomal protein L11, translated as MAETVEVLVPGGRATAGPPLGPALGPLGINVKAVVDDINKKTAEFNGMSVPVTVTVDDKKNVTLTVGIPPTTALVMKEAGIEKGSGTPNTQAVGNLPLEAVIRIAKMKMESMLSYDLKNSVKEVMGTCVSVGVTIDGKTAKAAIAAVNAGEYDAQLA; from the coding sequence ATGGCAGAAACTGTCGAGGTACTGGTACCTGGCGGTAGAGCAACTGCAGGACCACCACTTGGTCCGGCACTGGGTCCCCTTGGGATCAACGTGAAAGCAGTCGTTGATGATATCAACAAGAAGACTGCTGAGTTCAACGGCATGTCTGTTCCGGTAACGGTTACAGTCGATGACAAAAAGAACGTCACGTTAACGGTCGGTATCCCTCCGACAACCGCACTTGTTATGAAGGAAGCGGGAATCGAGAAGGGCTCCGGCACTCCGAACACTCAGGCAGTTGGTAATCTGCCGCTTGAAGCTGTCATTCGCATTGCAAAGATGAAGATGGAGAGCATGCTTTCCTATGACCTGAAAAACTCGGTCAAGGAAGTCATGGGCACCTGCGTTTCCGTTGGTGTGACCATCGACGGCAAGACGGCGAAAGCCGCAATTGCCGCAGTCAATGCAGGCGAGTACGACGCACAGCTTGCATAA
- a CDS encoding EamA family transporter: MDIRVVVYPLLVLAGGCCYGILSTIVKLAYAQGYTFADVVISQYFSGWMFLGVFLLILTILRRKKAVPPSQPRTPLLRRAAVLLITGAVTCSVCLFYYLSLETTLASVAVVLLFQFTWIGIILESIAERRLPSRTSVTAAVILLAGTLLAGGVLGTEITLTVIGVCAGLLCAFCYAVFIFLSGRIEPRMHPVHRSFWIVTCALFVLLCVLSPEFFTNGTVISGIWIYGAALGLFGACLPVLLYAVGTPKISTGAATILSSSELPVAIITSVIVLHEAVSWVQWLGVLCIFAGIAYPHLPALRSADNP, from the coding sequence ATGGATATCAGGGTTGTAGTGTATCCTCTGCTGGTTCTTGCCGGCGGGTGCTGTTACGGGATTCTTTCAACGATTGTAAAACTTGCCTACGCCCAGGGGTACACCTTTGCCGACGTGGTTATCAGCCAGTACTTCTCCGGCTGGATGTTTCTTGGCGTCTTTCTTTTGATACTTACGATCCTGCGGCGAAAAAAGGCAGTTCCTCCTTCACAACCCCGCACTCCGCTCCTGCGCCGTGCTGCGGTTCTGCTGATCACCGGTGCGGTTACCTGTTCGGTATGTCTCTTCTACTACCTCTCGCTTGAGACAACACTGGCATCGGTTGCAGTGGTGCTCCTGTTCCAGTTCACCTGGATTGGCATCATTCTGGAAAGCATTGCCGAGCGCAGACTTCCCTCGCGTACATCTGTAACCGCAGCGGTAATTCTTCTCGCCGGGACACTGCTTGCCGGCGGGGTTCTCGGGACGGAAATTACCCTGACCGTGATCGGGGTCTGCGCGGGTCTCCTGTGCGCGTTCTGTTATGCCGTGTTCATTTTTCTGAGCGGTCGCATCGAGCCCCGGATGCATCCGGTACACCGGAGTTTCTGGATTGTCACCTGCGCGCTGTTTGTACTTCTGTGCGTGCTTTCACCCGAATTCTTCACGAACGGCACCGTGATCTCCGGCATCTGGATCTATGGCGCAGCACTTGGTCTGTTCGGGGCATGCCTTCCTGTTTTACTTTATGCAGTCGGTACACCAAAGATCTCCACCGGTGCTGCAACGATCCTTAGCTCCTCGGAACTGCCGGTGGCTATCATCACTTCGGTCATCGTACTACACGAAGCTGTCTCCTGGGTTCAGTGGCTCGGAGTCCTGTGCATCTTTGCGGGGATCGCATACCCGCATCTCCCGGCTTTACGTTCTGCGGACAACCCGTGA
- a CDS encoding transcription elongation factor Spt5: protein MTDSEFGNHYYIIKTTSKHERTVADNIREAIENNMTDVVVTAVVVPEDIKGYVFVESPEEHARIEELVETIAHARIVLKNETSMEEIKHFLVPKPAVSGIEEGTIVELIAGPFKGEKAVVKRVDHTKEEITVELYESIVPIPITVRGDNVRVIDRNHE from the coding sequence ATGACTGATTCAGAGTTTGGCAACCACTACTACATAATTAAGACAACGTCCAAGCACGAGCGGACGGTTGCAGATAATATCCGCGAGGCGATTGAGAATAACATGACGGACGTCGTCGTGACGGCTGTAGTGGTTCCGGAGGATATTAAGGGCTATGTCTTTGTGGAAAGTCCGGAAGAGCATGCAAGAATTGAGGAGCTTGTGGAGACAATTGCGCATGCGCGGATTGTTCTCAAAAACGAGACGTCAATGGAGGAGATCAAGCACTTCCTTGTGCCCAAACCGGCGGTGTCGGGTATTGAAGAGGGTACAATTGTTGAGCTGATCGCAGGGCCCTTCAAGGGTGAAAAGGCAGTGGTCAAGCGCGTGGACCACACCAAAGAAGAGATCACGGTGGAGCTGTACGAATCCATCGTACCGATTCCGATCACCGTGCGCGGCGACAATGTGCGTGTGATCGATCGCAACCACGAGTAA
- a CDS encoding protein translocase SEC61 complex subunit gamma, with product MPEVSKQSISEFFRKYLRVLKLARRPTKDEFFKISAVAAAGIAVIGVLGFIIYLVFHYLLP from the coding sequence ATGCCGGAGGTTTCGAAGCAGAGTATCTCCGAGTTCTTCCGCAAATACCTGCGTGTATTAAAACTTGCACGCAGACCAACGAAGGATGAGTTCTTCAAGATCTCCGCCGTTGCAGCAGCTGGTATCGCGGTTATCGGGGTTCTCGGTTTCATCATTTATCTGGTCTTCCACTACCTGCTCCCGTGA
- the ftsZ gene encoding cell division protein FtsZ, with the protein MRSIVEEALSRKRFEETARDNSAVSAIYDAEDEVELTPRREQVYAEPAPEPARAAPVPTPRPAIEPAAPKQDIDFSSQYKYTAPAANHTDDDDEFDDILESLKTKITVVGCGGGGSNTVARIFEEGVEGAEIYALNTDAQHLSMLRGRVGKRILIGRQTTKGLGAGAMPQRGEEAALESEDVIRQSINGSNMVFVTAGLGGGTGTGSAPIVAKIAKEVGALTIAIVTLPFTSESATRMENAEIGLERLREVADTVIVIPNDRILEVVPRLPLSQAFKVADEVLMRAVKGITELITLPGLVNLDFADVRTVMEQGGIAMIGMGESDSEDKATDSIKKALRSPLLDVDITGATAALINVIGGPDMTMFEAEGVVQEVYQRIDPGARIIWGVQVDPEMEGRMRTMLIVTGVQSPQIYGKQEQTYTAPQSSQVQKSKFEIDFLR; encoded by the coding sequence ATGAGATCAATCGTAGAAGAAGCACTATCACGCAAGCGGTTTGAAGAAACCGCACGCGACAACAGCGCAGTCTCCGCAATATATGACGCAGAGGATGAGGTCGAACTCACTCCCCGCAGAGAACAGGTATATGCAGAACCCGCACCCGAACCGGCTCGGGCAGCACCCGTTCCGACTCCGAGACCAGCCATTGAACCGGCAGCTCCCAAGCAGGACATTGACTTTTCCAGCCAGTACAAGTACACGGCGCCGGCAGCAAATCACACCGATGACGACGACGAGTTTGATGACATTCTTGAATCTCTGAAGACGAAGATCACCGTTGTCGGCTGCGGCGGCGGCGGGTCCAACACCGTTGCCCGCATCTTCGAAGAAGGTGTTGAGGGTGCGGAGATTTACGCACTGAACACCGATGCCCAGCACCTCTCGATGCTTCGCGGCCGTGTCGGAAAACGCATTCTGATCGGACGCCAGACGACAAAAGGACTTGGTGCCGGTGCAATGCCGCAGCGCGGCGAGGAAGCCGCACTTGAGAGCGAGGATGTTATCCGTCAGTCCATCAACGGTTCAAACATGGTCTTCGTCACCGCAGGTCTCGGCGGCGGAACCGGTACCGGCAGCGCACCAATCGTCGCAAAGATTGCCAAGGAAGTCGGTGCACTGACCATTGCAATCGTCACTCTTCCGTTCACGAGCGAGAGCGCGACCCGTATGGAAAACGCTGAGATCGGTCTTGAACGGCTTCGTGAGGTGGCAGACACCGTCATCGTCATCCCGAACGACCGCATTCTTGAGGTCGTCCCGCGTCTGCCGCTCTCCCAGGCATTCAAAGTCGCCGACGAAGTCCTCATGCGTGCCGTAAAAGGCATCACCGAACTGATCACCCTGCCCGGTCTTGTGAATCTCGACTTCGCCGATGTCCGCACCGTCATGGAACAGGGCGGTATCGCCATGATCGGTATGGGCGAGTCCGACAGCGAAGACAAAGCAACCGACTCCATCAAGAAAGCCCTGCGCTCTCCGCTGCTTGATGTGGACATCACCGGCGCAACCGCTGCACTCATCAACGTCATCGGCGGCCCGGACATGACCATGTTCGAGGCCGAAGGTGTTGTGCAGGAAGTGTACCAGCGCATCGACCCGGGAGCACGGATCATCTGGGGAGTGCAGGTTGACCCGGAGATGGAAGGCCGCATGCGTACCATGCTCATTGTAACGGGAGTTCAGTCCCCACAGATTTATGGTAAGCAGGAGCAAACATATACGGCACCACAATCGAGTCAGGTCCAGAAATCCAAGTTTGAGATTGACTTCCTGAGGTGA
- a CDS encoding D-aminoacyl-tRNA deacylase → MKIDIIHSTTDIAGTNLRAAMDELIQNPPEGGWPLLTKHTITFREWNDRIINADDAITSPDTDLVIFLARHASVNPVPVLTVHPAGNFTTADLGGNPHELGLAAPAWMRAVLRNHQKYVPEGFRVSYEITHHGPTNIHAPYFFVEVGSTETEWRNRDAVRAAATSVLMADPEEEIIPLIGFGGTHYAVRQTAIALETRGAFGHMMHTRNIAGTDTAMIQQMIEKSGAIAAHVDKKAMSKPEAAHIEGLLKELGIPEVTEGDLHKIGTMPWKIWTDFLSFAQEIDPAVKLFPHGEIGAGEPASIILPGDFFGEAFGGREDVLFAELDRIGGVFHLTGKSGKVLPILLTTASRRRDIAGDLIALSIQQITRTQGTTVEGDQITITRRQFDARLARTQGVPSGPLFGKLVAGESVTLPDGRTVTPEMVTKTVQSTIHIPGLENYS, encoded by the coding sequence ATGAAGATCGATATAATCCACTCCACTACCGATATCGCCGGAACAAACCTCCGTGCCGCAATGGATGAACTCATCCAAAACCCGCCGGAAGGAGGATGGCCGCTCCTTACCAAACACACAATAACCTTCCGCGAATGGAACGACCGCATCATCAACGCAGACGACGCGATCACCAGTCCGGATACCGACCTCGTCATCTTCCTCGCCCGTCACGCAAGCGTTAACCCTGTCCCCGTTCTTACCGTCCACCCTGCCGGAAACTTCACCACCGCAGACCTTGGCGGAAACCCCCATGAACTCGGCCTTGCTGCGCCCGCATGGATGCGTGCGGTTCTTCGCAACCATCAGAAGTACGTTCCGGAAGGATTTCGGGTCTCCTACGAAATCACCCATCACGGCCCGACAAATATTCATGCCCCGTACTTCTTTGTCGAAGTGGGCAGTACCGAAACCGAATGGCGGAACAGAGACGCCGTCCGTGCCGCGGCAACAAGTGTCCTCATGGCCGACCCCGAAGAGGAAATCATTCCGTTGATCGGATTTGGCGGAACGCACTACGCCGTCCGGCAGACCGCCATTGCCCTCGAAACCCGGGGGGCATTCGGACACATGATGCATACCAGAAACATTGCTGGTACAGACACCGCAATGATCCAGCAGATGATCGAAAAAAGCGGCGCGATTGCCGCACATGTCGACAAAAAAGCGATGTCGAAACCGGAAGCCGCCCACATCGAAGGACTGCTGAAGGAGCTCGGCATCCCCGAAGTAACGGAAGGCGACCTGCACAAGATTGGAACCATGCCCTGGAAAATCTGGACTGACTTCCTCTCCTTTGCGCAAGAGATCGATCCTGCCGTCAAACTCTTCCCGCACGGAGAAATCGGTGCGGGAGAACCGGCCTCCATTATCCTTCCCGGGGACTTTTTCGGCGAAGCATTTGGCGGCAGGGAAGACGTCCTGTTTGCGGAACTGGATCGGATCGGCGGCGTGTTTCACCTCACCGGCAAAAGCGGGAAAGTTCTCCCGATCCTGCTGACAACCGCCTCCCGCCGCCGTGATATAGCAGGTGATTTAATAGCTTTATCAATCCAACAAATAACACGTACACAGGGTACCACGGTGGAAGGTGATCAGATCACCATAACCCGCCGGCAGTTTGACGCCCGGCTCGCGCGCACGCAGGGCGTCCCCTCCGGTCCGCTGTTTGGAAAACTCGTTGCAGGGGAATCTGTAACACTTCCGGACGGCAGAACGGTCACGCCGGAGATGGTGACAAAGACGGTTCAGTCCACCATCCATATCCCGGGATTGGAGAATTACTCATGA
- a CDS encoding heparan-alpha-glucosaminide N-acetyltransferase, whose product MGERYWEVDAVRGIALVGMIVYHFLACMVIFHMIIEDEEFLSYYGTINIASASFILIAGVALILRHARKKGRTTKEYYRSIVIKALFLFVVAIGITIATYTGAALLLHNDVYVKFGFLHMLSVSMLLCLPFLRFGKWNILPGIIVVLLGIFVIPEITAPEWLYPLGIHGADFLDTTQDYFPLFPWFGVLLIGIALGDIFYPNGIRSFRFPDAGKIGKFFARMGNGKVTLAVYLAHIPVIFAILWIVSIVTGIGYL is encoded by the coding sequence ATGGGCGAGAGATATTGGGAAGTGGACGCAGTCCGGGGCATTGCCCTCGTCGGTATGATCGTGTACCACTTCCTTGCCTGCATGGTGATCTTCCACATGATCATTGAGGATGAAGAGTTCCTCAGCTACTATGGAACGATCAACATTGCATCGGCATCTTTTATCCTCATCGCGGGTGTTGCCCTGATTCTCCGGCATGCCCGTAAAAAAGGAAGAACAACAAAAGAGTACTACCGCTCCATCGTCATAAAAGCCCTGTTCCTCTTCGTCGTTGCAATCGGAATTACAATTGCCACTTATACAGGTGCGGCACTTCTCCTGCATAATGACGTGTATGTCAAGTTCGGTTTCCTGCATATGCTCAGCGTCTCAATGCTGCTGTGCCTGCCGTTCCTCCGGTTCGGGAAGTGGAACATACTTCCGGGCATCATTGTCGTCCTCCTTGGCATCTTCGTGATTCCGGAGATCACCGCTCCTGAATGGCTGTATCCGCTGGGCATTCATGGTGCGGACTTCCTGGACACAACGCAGGACTACTTCCCGCTGTTCCCCTGGTTCGGTGTGCTGCTGATCGGTATTGCGCTCGGTGATATCTTCTATCCCAACGGCATCCGCAGTTTCCGGTTTCCGGATGCGGGAAAAATCGGGAAGTTCTTTGCCCGTATGGGCAACGGCAAAGTGACGCTTGCGGTGTACCTGGCGCATATTCCGGTAATATTTGCGATACTGTGGATTGTGAGTATAGTCACGGGCATCGGGTATCTCTGA
- a CDS encoding 4Fe-4S dicluster domain-containing protein has product MKMLKTILRQVTHKPVTTTFPAEPARHYDATRGHIVFDPSKCASCTICMKRCPSQAIIVDRAAKTWTIDRFRCVICGQCVELCKFGGLSLATEYSASATPNERGKETFAITYVKPERPKKDAEDGK; this is encoded by the coding sequence ATGAAGATGCTGAAAACTATCCTCAGACAGGTTACTCACAAACCGGTGACGACAACGTTTCCGGCAGAACCTGCCCGGCATTACGATGCGACCCGCGGTCACATTGTATTCGATCCGTCAAAGTGTGCATCGTGTACGATCTGTATGAAGCGCTGTCCGTCGCAGGCGATCATTGTTGATCGTGCGGCGAAGACGTGGACGATTGACCGGTTCCGGTGTGTTATCTGCGGCCAGTGCGTGGAGCTGTGTAAGTTCGGCGGGTTGTCGCTTGCAACCGAATACTCGGCTTCTGCGACGCCAAACGAGCGGGGAAAAGAAACATTTGCCATCACGTATGTGAAGCCTGAGCGTCCGAAGAAGGATGCTGAAGACGGGAAATAA